From Skermanella sp. TT6, a single genomic window includes:
- a CDS encoding GntP family permease, whose product MNGAVSAVGPTAIFGLAFAIFILIVLVLRTKIHPVLALVVAASISGLSAGMAPEAVVKSITTGFGATLSTIGLVIGFGVMMGRILEISGAAERMALSFVRTLGEKREEWAMTATGYIVSIPIFCDSAFVILSPLVRALSQNTGKSLLTLGISLAGGLMLTHHAVPPTPGPLGVAGIYGIDIGLMIFWGVVLTLPSTVVLIWYARLMGPRIEAMIQRDTGEDLSAAYRQFKDAEQARSPELPPLWLSVLPIVVPIVLIFVNTLVAGIVKASGDAALAASLPVQIAAFVGNPVIAVGLGVVVAVYGLASRRPRNEVIMEMEKGVESAGIILLVTGAGGALGAVLRDSGTGQYMGELVATLPLPAVLIPFVISSLVRLIQGSGTVAMITGASISAPILMQIPDVNMVFAAQAAAIGSMAFGYFNDSYFWVINRMLGVKNAKHQMLVWSVPTTLCWATAMVTLLVANAVMG is encoded by the coding sequence ATGAACGGCGCGGTCTCCGCGGTCGGTCCCACGGCCATCTTCGGCCTGGCGTTCGCCATCTTCATCCTGATCGTGCTGGTCCTGCGCACGAAGATCCATCCCGTCCTGGCCTTGGTCGTCGCCGCCTCCATCTCCGGCCTGTCGGCCGGCATGGCGCCGGAAGCGGTCGTCAAGTCGATCACGACGGGCTTCGGCGCCACGCTCTCGACCATCGGCCTCGTCATCGGCTTCGGCGTCATGATGGGCCGGATCCTCGAAATCTCCGGCGCCGCCGAGCGCATGGCGCTCAGCTTCGTCCGCACGCTCGGCGAGAAGCGGGAAGAGTGGGCGATGACGGCCACCGGCTACATCGTCTCGATCCCGATCTTCTGCGACAGCGCCTTCGTGATCCTCAGCCCGCTGGTCCGGGCGCTGTCCCAGAACACCGGCAAGTCGCTGCTGACCCTCGGCATCTCGCTGGCGGGCGGCCTGATGCTGACCCACCACGCGGTCCCGCCGACGCCGGGACCCCTGGGCGTCGCCGGCATCTACGGGATCGACATCGGCCTGATGATCTTCTGGGGCGTCGTCCTGACCCTGCCCAGCACCGTCGTGCTGATCTGGTACGCCCGCTTGATGGGGCCGCGGATCGAGGCGATGATCCAACGCGACACCGGCGAGGACCTGAGCGCCGCCTACCGCCAGTTCAAGGACGCCGAGCAGGCCCGGTCGCCCGAGCTGCCGCCGCTGTGGCTCTCCGTCCTGCCGATCGTCGTCCCGATCGTGCTGATCTTCGTCAATACGCTGGTCGCGGGCATCGTCAAGGCGAGCGGCGACGCCGCCCTGGCGGCCTCCCTGCCGGTCCAGATCGCCGCCTTCGTCGGCAACCCGGTCATCGCCGTCGGACTGGGCGTCGTCGTGGCGGTCTACGGCCTGGCATCGCGCCGTCCGCGCAACGAAGTCATCATGGAGATGGAGAAGGGCGTCGAGAGCGCCGGCATCATCCTGCTGGTCACCGGCGCCGGCGGCGCGCTGGGCGCGGTCCTGCGCGACAGCGGCACCGGCCAGTACATGGGCGAGCTGGTGGCGACGCTGCCGCTGCCGGCCGTGCTGATCCCCTTCGTGATCTCCTCCCTCGTGCGGCTGATCCAAGGCAGCGGCACGGTCGCCATGATTACCGGCGCCTCGATCTCGGCCCCGATCCTGATGCAGATCCCCGACGTCAACATGGTGTTCGCGGCCCAGGCGGCGGCGATCGGCTCGATGGCGTTCGGCTATTTCAACGACAGCTACTTCTGGGTGATCAACCGGATGCTGGGCGTCAAGAACGCGAAGCACCAGATGCTCGTCTGGTCGGTTCCGACCACGCTATGCTGGGCCACCGCCATGGTGACCCTGCTGGTCGCCAACGCCGTGATGGGCTGA
- the otnC gene encoding 3-oxo-tetronate 4-phosphate decarboxylase, translating into MTRENEAREILCRMGDLLYRRGLVHGSSGNLSVRLDDGWLVTPTNSSLGLLDPARLSRLDASGRHVGGDPPSKEAFLHTCVYDVRPDAGAIVHTHSTHSVAVSCLDHKPGAPVLPPLTAYYVMRVGDLALVPYYRPGDERLALAVREMAVKHAAVLLANHGPVIAGKTLNDALYALEELEETAKLHFLLHGHPIRPLTPEQVAELGVVFKS; encoded by the coding sequence ATGACGAGGGAAAACGAAGCCCGCGAGATCCTGTGCCGGATGGGCGACCTGCTGTACCGGCGCGGGCTGGTCCACGGATCCTCGGGCAATCTCAGCGTCCGGCTGGACGACGGCTGGCTGGTGACGCCCACCAACAGCTCGCTGGGCCTGCTGGACCCGGCGCGGCTGTCCCGGCTGGACGCCTCCGGCCGGCATGTCGGCGGCGACCCGCCGTCCAAGGAAGCCTTCCTGCACACCTGCGTCTACGACGTGCGGCCGGACGCGGGCGCCATCGTCCACACCCACTCGACCCATTCGGTCGCGGTGTCGTGCCTGGACCACAAGCCCGGCGCGCCTGTCCTGCCGCCGCTGACCGCCTACTACGTGATGCGCGTCGGCGACCTCGCCCTGGTGCCCTATTACCGCCCGGGCGACGAGCGGCTGGCCCTCGCCGTCAGGGAGATGGCGGTCAAGCACGCGGCGGTCCTGCTGGCGAACCACGGCCCCGTGATCGCCGGAAAGACCCTGAACGACGCGCTCTACGCGCTGGAGGAGCTGGAGGAGACCGCCAAGCTCCACTTCCTGCTCCACGGGCACCCGATCCGGCCGCTGACGCCGGAACAGGTCGCGGAACTGGGGGTGGTCTTCAAGAGCTGA
- a CDS encoding TonB-dependent receptor plug domain-containing protein, whose product MPGLKTLLPAFTVALLPMASGAAATERADLADLTHLSLEDLMNLRVEVTSASKRAETLGKVAAAVSVLTGDDIRRAGATSIPDALRLIPGVQVARINASKYAISVRGFNGRFANKLLVLIDGRSVYTPLFSGVFWELQDTLLEDVDRIEVIRGPGATLWGANAVNGVINIITKPAAATQGLLVTGAAGDEDRASGAVRFGGAFAGGDGHYRIYAKHMRRDGGLTPSGEDAPDDSNHSRVGFRADWKTGSADAFTAQGGLTTGRTGESSTIFEPTAPFIRPVEQRDRMLNADILGRWTRTLSAASEVSLQAYVSRETVHLPQVKATNDTVDIEFQHHVKPWERHDVVWGAGYRLHSDDIEGTFSLSVDPVRRTEQVVNAFVQDEITLVPDKLRFTVGSKFELNGYSGIELQPSARLLWTPAADHTFWTAVSRAVRTPSRAEDDIRIVQASQPGPGGLPVTVEATGQRGFDSEDLLAFEAGYRTSPVSNLSLDVAAFYNIYDHLLSLEPQPIAFSASPAPRLALPLLAGNRLDARTWGAEVAAEWHPIESWRLRGAYTLLRMDTEAAAGSGDTISASAANGSSPQHQFNLQSSTDLTEDVEFDLILRHVGDLPALRIGGYTTLDARIGWRVADGVELSLVGRNLVGGPRLEYRPEFLSTDPTQVERSVYAKATLRF is encoded by the coding sequence ATGCCCGGTCTCAAGACGCTGCTGCCGGCTTTCACCGTGGCCCTCCTGCCGATGGCATCCGGTGCAGCCGCAACCGAACGGGCCGATCTCGCGGACCTGACCCATCTCAGCCTCGAAGACCTGATGAACCTCCGGGTGGAGGTCACGTCGGCATCGAAGAGGGCCGAGACGCTGGGCAAGGTCGCCGCGGCCGTTTCCGTCCTGACCGGTGACGATATCCGCCGCGCCGGAGCCACCAGCATCCCGGACGCGCTTCGGCTGATCCCCGGTGTCCAGGTCGCGCGGATCAACGCCAGCAAGTACGCCATATCGGTACGGGGCTTCAACGGGCGGTTCGCCAACAAGCTCCTGGTGCTGATCGACGGGCGCAGCGTCTACACGCCCCTGTTCTCCGGCGTCTTCTGGGAACTGCAGGACACGCTGCTGGAGGATGTCGACCGTATCGAGGTGATCCGCGGCCCCGGCGCGACGCTGTGGGGCGCCAACGCGGTCAACGGCGTGATCAACATCATCACCAAGCCGGCGGCCGCGACGCAGGGCCTTCTGGTGACCGGCGCCGCCGGAGACGAGGATCGGGCGTCCGGCGCCGTCCGGTTCGGCGGCGCCTTCGCCGGCGGCGACGGACACTACCGGATCTATGCCAAGCACATGCGCCGCGACGGCGGTCTCACCCCGTCGGGGGAAGATGCGCCCGACGATTCGAACCACAGCCGCGTCGGCTTCCGGGCGGACTGGAAGACCGGATCGGCCGATGCCTTCACCGCGCAGGGCGGACTCACGACCGGGCGGACGGGCGAGAGCTCCACGATATTCGAGCCCACGGCACCGTTCATCCGCCCGGTCGAGCAGCGGGACAGGATGCTGAACGCCGACATCCTGGGTCGCTGGACAAGGACCCTCTCCGCCGCATCCGAAGTTTCGCTCCAGGCCTATGTCAGCCGGGAGACCGTCCATCTGCCGCAGGTGAAGGCGACGAACGACACGGTGGACATCGAGTTCCAGCATCACGTCAAGCCGTGGGAACGGCACGACGTCGTCTGGGGGGCCGGATACCGTCTGCACTCCGACGACATCGAAGGCACCTTCTCCCTCTCCGTCGATCCGGTCCGGCGCACGGAGCAGGTGGTCAACGCGTTCGTCCAGGACGAGATCACGCTGGTTCCCGACAAGCTCCGCTTCACCGTGGGGTCCAAGTTCGAACTCAACGGCTACAGCGGCATCGAGCTCCAGCCCAGCGCCCGCCTGCTCTGGACGCCGGCGGCGGACCATACGTTCTGGACCGCGGTCTCGCGCGCCGTTCGCACGCCGTCACGGGCCGAAGACGACATCAGGATCGTCCAGGCGTCCCAACCCGGGCCGGGCGGACTGCCCGTCACGGTCGAGGCGACGGGGCAGCGCGGCTTCGACTCCGAAGACCTGCTGGCATTCGAAGCCGGATACCGGACCAGCCCGGTCTCCAACCTGTCGTTGGACGTGGCGGCGTTCTACAATATCTACGACCACCTGCTGTCGTTGGAACCGCAGCCGATCGCCTTCTCCGCCTCCCCGGCGCCCCGGTTGGCGCTGCCGCTCCTGGCCGGCAACCGGCTGGACGCCAGGACCTGGGGAGCGGAGGTCGCCGCCGAGTGGCACCCGATCGAGAGCTGGCGGCTCCGCGGCGCCTATACCCTGCTGAGGATGGATACCGAGGCCGCCGCCGGCAGCGGGGACACCATCTCGGCGTCGGCCGCCAACGGCAGCAGCCCCCAGCACCAGTTCAACCTGCAGTCCTCCACCGACCTGACTGAGGATGTCGAGTTCGACCTTATCCTTCGGCATGTCGGCGATCTGCCGGCACTTCGGATTGGCGGCTACACGACGCTGGATGCCCGCATCGGCTGGCGGGTTGCGGACGGCGTGGAGCTCTCGCTGGTCGGGCGGAACCTCGTCGGCGGCCCCCGCCTCGAATACCGGCCGGAGTTCCTGTCCACGGACCCGACACAGGTGGAGCGCAGCGTCTATGCCAAAGCGACGCTGCGGTTCTGA
- a CDS encoding terminase small subunit — MLDHQPPTQAASAPPVIVLPPCQEAFCQAMACNVGGAEAARRAGYSPKGAKQRGAVLMTQPEIQVRVAQLRADRRAGHQADLEEAATLVRTIMEEALERKSLGLSLRAIELWLKLRGVVQDKRIPHHFLGDRPHPDADLEGLDCDPDDEAVQAVAFPPPAPAIASTAGAPTRIRPAAAPAPAPAPAGKPGAKRNSDLSGLPVVTSAASAALFGSTALSAPASPFRLPTAAGR; from the coding sequence ATGCTCGACCACCAGCCCCCGACACAAGCCGCCTCCGCCCCGCCCGTGATCGTGCTGCCGCCCTGCCAGGAAGCCTTCTGCCAGGCCATGGCCTGCAACGTCGGCGGGGCGGAGGCGGCGCGGCGGGCGGGGTACTCGCCCAAGGGCGCGAAGCAGCGCGGGGCCGTCCTGATGACCCAGCCGGAAATCCAGGTCCGCGTGGCCCAGCTCCGCGCCGACCGGCGGGCCGGCCACCAAGCCGACCTGGAGGAGGCGGCAACCCTGGTCAGGACGATCATGGAGGAGGCGCTGGAGCGCAAGAGCCTCGGGCTGAGCCTGCGCGCGATCGAGCTGTGGCTGAAGCTGCGCGGCGTGGTCCAGGACAAGCGCATCCCGCACCATTTCCTCGGCGACAGGCCGCACCCGGACGCCGACCTGGAGGGCCTCGACTGCGACCCGGACGACGAAGCCGTCCAGGCCGTAGCCTTCCCGCCGCCGGCCCCCGCGATCGCCTCCACGGCGGGAGCTCCCACGCGGATCCGACCCGCGGCCGCTCCCGCACCGGCTCCCGCACCGGCCGGCAAGCCGGGCGCCAAGCGGAATAGTGACCTTTCCGGCCTTCCGGTAGTGACCTCGGCCGCCTCCGCGGCGCTTTTCGGCTCCACCGCGCTGTCCGCGCCGGCATCGCCTTTCCGGCTGCCGACCGCCGCGGGACGGTGA
- the denD gene encoding D-erythronate dehydrogenase, whose translation MKLVVTGGAGFLGARLIGTLLSQGAAPGFPEFSSIVSADLAPCPVTDPRVRSVIGNIADKDFVESIVTPDVVAVYHLAAVVSGQAEADFDLGMAVNLDGTRTLLEACRRLPKPPRFVFASSLAVFGGKLPDLVPDDIAVMPQSSYGAQKAIGELLVNDFSRKGFVDGRVCRLPTIVVRPGKPNAAASSFASGIIREPLAGVESVCPVPAGTRLWISSPATVIANLIHAGSVEGARFEGHRTVNLPGLSVTVAEMLESLERVGGKEARARVGFREDDRVKNIVLSWPGDFDVSRGLSLGFRQDGDFDSVVRSHMGDHGL comes from the coding sequence ATGAAACTCGTCGTCACCGGCGGGGCCGGCTTCCTCGGCGCCCGCCTGATCGGCACGCTGCTGTCGCAAGGCGCCGCACCCGGCTTCCCGGAATTCTCCTCGATCGTCTCGGCCGATCTCGCGCCCTGTCCGGTCACCGACCCGCGCGTCCGGTCGGTCATCGGCAACATCGCCGACAAGGACTTCGTCGAGAGCATCGTCACCCCGGACGTCGTCGCCGTCTACCATCTCGCCGCCGTGGTCAGCGGGCAGGCGGAGGCCGATTTCGATCTCGGCATGGCGGTCAACCTGGACGGCACCCGCACGCTGCTGGAAGCCTGCCGGCGGCTGCCCAAGCCGCCGCGCTTCGTCTTCGCCAGCTCCCTGGCGGTCTTCGGCGGCAAGCTGCCCGACTTGGTTCCCGACGACATCGCGGTGATGCCGCAGTCGTCCTACGGGGCGCAGAAGGCGATCGGCGAGCTGCTGGTCAACGACTTCTCCCGGAAAGGCTTCGTGGACGGCCGGGTCTGCCGCCTGCCAACCATCGTGGTGCGCCCGGGCAAGCCGAACGCCGCCGCGTCGTCCTTCGCCAGCGGCATCATCCGCGAGCCGCTGGCCGGGGTCGAAAGCGTCTGCCCGGTGCCGGCCGGCACGCGCCTGTGGATCTCCTCGCCGGCGACCGTGATCGCGAACCTGATCCATGCCGGCTCGGTCGAAGGCGCGCGGTTCGAGGGTCATCGCACCGTCAACCTGCCCGGCCTGAGCGTCACCGTCGCCGAAATGCTGGAGAGCCTGGAACGGGTCGGCGGCAAGGAAGCGCGTGCCCGCGTCGGCTTCCGGGAGGACGACCGGGTGAAGAACATCGTCCTGAGCTGGCCCGGCGATTTCGACGTCTCCCGCGGCCTGTCGCTGGGGTTCCGTCAGGACGGCGACTTCGACTCCGTGGTTCGCAGCCACATGGGCGATCACGGCCTCTAA
- a CDS encoding DeoR/GlpR family DNA-binding transcription regulator, with amino-acid sequence MAKAQMIPAERQHFITSSLAGRGVISIAELTALLGVSHMTVRRDIQQLERDGHVMTVPGGVRLPERISVEPSHVVKSRLQHEQKAAIGRAAAALVPEGAVVYLDAGTTTLEIARRLPERSDITVVTNDFVVAGYLARHSACRLYHTGGEVERENQSCVGDTAAQAVRRYNFDVAFLSTSSWGMRGVSTPAENKVPVKQAIVQSAVKAVLVTDSSKYGKVGTFNAVPLDALSAVVTDAGLAPNVRDAIARMGITVHIADQFAESETV; translated from the coding sequence ATGGCCAAGGCTCAGATGATCCCGGCCGAGCGCCAGCACTTCATCACGTCCAGCCTTGCCGGACGAGGGGTCATCAGCATCGCGGAACTGACCGCGCTGCTGGGCGTCTCCCACATGACCGTCCGTCGCGACATCCAGCAATTGGAGCGCGACGGGCACGTCATGACCGTGCCGGGCGGCGTGCGGCTTCCGGAGCGGATCTCGGTGGAGCCGTCGCATGTGGTCAAGTCGCGCCTCCAGCATGAGCAGAAGGCCGCCATCGGCCGCGCCGCGGCGGCCCTGGTGCCGGAAGGCGCCGTCGTCTACCTGGATGCGGGGACTACCACGCTGGAGATCGCCCGGCGGCTGCCGGAGCGCTCGGACATCACCGTCGTCACCAACGATTTCGTCGTCGCGGGCTATCTGGCCCGCCACTCCGCCTGCCGGCTCTACCATACCGGCGGCGAGGTGGAGCGCGAGAACCAGTCCTGCGTCGGCGACACCGCGGCCCAGGCGGTCCGGCGCTACAATTTCGACGTCGCGTTCCTGTCCACCTCGTCATGGGGCATGCGCGGGGTCTCGACGCCGGCGGAGAACAAGGTTCCGGTCAAGCAGGCGATCGTGCAGAGCGCGGTCAAGGCCGTGCTGGTCACCGATTCCAGCAAGTACGGCAAGGTCGGGACCTTCAACGCCGTGCCGCTGGACGCCCTCAGCGCCGTCGTGACGGACGCCGGGCTGGCGCCCAACGTGCGCGACGCCATCGCGAGGATGGGCATAACCGTCCATATCGCGGACCAGTTCGCGGAGTCCGAAACCGTTTGA
- a CDS encoding ATP-binding protein — protein sequence MLTFFRLMPLRRKLITIMLLTSGLSLLMVTAALVLHEEVRYRESAVKQLASIGQVIAANTTAALAFDDPRAAQETLAALGAQPQIRQAHIIRRDGAMFAAYPAGYDPTDPGSHGDHREDLGFLEHAAAAIQSGATPEFYSFRHQDLDVFVPIRLDGEVLGLVHLTSDTAELSDNLSRYYGIVALAAIVSLLVTVMISTRLQRVVSGPIMDLTRTMADVSHSNDYAVRLPRRYRDFRHPARRGDEIDALIDGFNDMLLQIGQRDDRLARQGEILESQVAERTAALSAANGELERTVRELRHAKRTAEAASRAKSEFLANMSHEIRTPMNGVLGMVELLLETDLSDRQRRYAETVRRSGETLVTLINSILDLSKIEAGKMELELGPVDVGTLAREATDFFEGQAAAKGIHLACHMPATVPLGLVGDAGRLRQILTNLIGNAIKFTEPGGKVVVRAEPAAAPQEKPPTSKVLLRFEVTDTGVGIQPDKHGTIFEAFAQADGSTTRRYGGTGLGLAIARRLSALMGGEIGVDSTPGEGSRFWFTALFDRPGDAAPLTVGDLEGAGRERHSDGARRLSGRVLLAEDNPVNREVATERLMLLGCVVDVAANGIEALDRARLHQYDLILMDCQMPELDGYDASRAIRLEEARMPAASPRHVPIVALTANALAGDRERCLAAGMDDYLAKPFSQGQLRDMLGRWLASPDAEPAARAPDPAATAGAPAPLDPAVLDELRRLAGGGRPDVLATVAGIYLESTPELLARLRTGADAGDWPLLAATAHALKSSSGSIGALGLAALCRDLETASRHAADGAPASDRVPGRAVDAIEAEYGRVRAALTSLAPPAPPSAPAETVSS from the coding sequence ATGCTGACCTTCTTTCGCCTGATGCCGCTTCGGCGCAAGCTGATCACCATCATGCTGCTGACCAGCGGCCTCAGTCTCCTGATGGTCACGGCAGCCCTCGTCTTGCACGAGGAAGTCCGCTATCGGGAGAGCGCCGTTAAGCAGCTGGCCTCGATCGGGCAGGTCATCGCGGCCAATACCACCGCGGCGCTGGCTTTCGACGACCCGAGGGCGGCGCAGGAAACCCTCGCGGCGCTCGGCGCCCAGCCGCAGATCCGTCAGGCCCACATCATACGGCGCGACGGCGCCATGTTCGCTGCGTACCCCGCCGGCTACGATCCGACGGACCCCGGTTCCCACGGGGATCATCGGGAGGACCTGGGCTTCCTCGAACATGCCGCCGCGGCGATCCAGTCGGGAGCAACCCCGGAATTCTACTCCTTCCGGCACCAGGATCTGGACGTCTTCGTTCCGATCCGCCTGGACGGCGAGGTGCTGGGACTGGTTCACCTGACCTCGGACACGGCCGAGCTCAGCGACAACCTGAGCCGCTACTACGGCATCGTCGCGCTGGCCGCGATCGTCTCGCTGCTGGTCACCGTGATGATCTCGACACGGCTCCAGCGCGTGGTGTCCGGTCCGATCATGGACCTGACCAGGACGATGGCGGACGTTTCCCACTCCAACGACTATGCCGTGCGCCTGCCGCGCCGCTACCGGGACTTCCGGCACCCCGCCCGCCGCGGGGACGAGATCGACGCGCTGATCGACGGCTTCAACGACATGCTGCTGCAGATCGGGCAAAGGGATGACCGTCTTGCCCGACAGGGCGAGATCCTCGAGTCCCAGGTCGCCGAACGCACCGCCGCGCTCTCCGCCGCGAACGGCGAACTGGAGCGGACCGTCCGCGAGCTTCGGCACGCGAAGCGGACCGCCGAAGCGGCGAGCCGGGCGAAGTCCGAGTTCCTAGCGAACATGAGCCACGAGATCCGGACGCCCATGAACGGCGTGCTCGGCATGGTGGAGCTGCTCCTCGAGACCGACCTGTCCGACCGGCAGCGGCGATATGCCGAGACCGTCCGGCGTTCCGGCGAGACCCTGGTCACCCTGATCAATTCGATCCTCGACCTGTCGAAGATCGAGGCCGGAAAGATGGAACTGGAGCTGGGTCCGGTCGATGTCGGGACGCTTGCCCGCGAGGCGACCGATTTCTTCGAGGGCCAGGCCGCCGCCAAGGGCATCCACCTTGCCTGCCACATGCCGGCCACGGTGCCCCTCGGGCTGGTCGGCGATGCCGGACGTCTCCGGCAGATCCTCACCAACCTGATCGGCAACGCGATCAAGTTCACGGAACCAGGCGGAAAGGTCGTGGTGCGCGCCGAGCCCGCCGCGGCGCCGCAGGAGAAGCCGCCGACCAGCAAGGTGCTGCTGCGCTTCGAGGTGACCGACACCGGCGTCGGCATCCAGCCCGACAAACACGGGACCATCTTCGAGGCGTTCGCCCAGGCCGACGGATCGACCACCCGCCGGTACGGCGGAACCGGATTGGGGCTGGCGATCGCCCGCCGGCTCAGCGCCCTGATGGGAGGGGAGATCGGAGTCGACAGTACACCCGGCGAGGGCTCGAGATTCTGGTTCACCGCCTTGTTCGATCGTCCCGGCGATGCCGCGCCGCTCACCGTGGGCGACCTTGAGGGAGCGGGGCGGGAGCGGCACTCCGACGGCGCCCGGCGGCTTTCGGGCCGGGTCCTGCTGGCCGAGGACAATCCCGTCAACCGCGAGGTCGCCACGGAACGGCTGATGCTGCTCGGCTGCGTGGTCGATGTCGCGGCCAACGGGATCGAGGCGCTCGACCGCGCGCGGCTGCACCAGTACGACCTGATCCTGATGGACTGCCAGATGCCCGAGCTGGACGGCTACGACGCGAGCCGGGCGATCCGCCTGGAGGAAGCCCGGATGCCGGCGGCGAGCCCCAGGCACGTCCCGATCGTCGCGCTGACGGCCAACGCCTTGGCGGGAGACAGGGAGCGCTGCCTTGCCGCGGGAATGGACGATTACCTCGCCAAGCCCTTCAGCCAGGGGCAGCTGCGCGACATGCTGGGGCGCTGGCTGGCTTCTCCGGACGCGGAGCCGGCCGCCCGCGCTCCCGACCCTGCGGCGACGGCGGGAGCTCCGGCTCCGCTGGATCCGGCGGTCCTCGACGAGTTGCGCCGGCTGGCCGGCGGCGGCCGGCCCGATGTCCTGGCCACCGTGGCCGGGATATACCTGGAAAGCACGCCGGAACTGCTGGCCCGCCTCCGTACGGGCGCGGATGCCGGCGACTGGCCGCTCCTCGCCGCCACGGCGCACGCGCTGAAGTCGAGCAGCGGCAGCATCGGGGCGCTGGGGTTGGCGGCACTGTGCCGGGACCTGGAAACGGCGTCCCGCCACGCCGCCGACGGCGCGCCCGCGAGCGACCGGGTGCCCGGCCGGGCGGTGGATGCTATCGAGGCGGAGTATGGGCGGGTGCGCGCCGCCCTGACCTCCCTCGCCCCGCCGGCACCACCATCGGCGCCGGCCGAAACGGTCAGCTCCTGA
- a CDS encoding YfiR family protein: MPPRFFRNLALRAVAALVPFLSAGGMVSKTWAAPSEYEVKAAFLYNFAKFTAWPPAPEAPPAPFAICVLGEDRFGTALDVLQGKPVDGRPVVVRRMVEPEDLQRCRIVFVGPPHADRMDRLSRTLQDQPVLTVGDSPGFVRSGGMIGFVIEDGRIRFEIDPDRISPTGLTVSSQLLNLAVIVRGRGPL, from the coding sequence ATGCCTCCCCGCTTCTTCAGGAACCTGGCCTTGCGGGCGGTCGCGGCGCTGGTCCCGTTCCTCTCGGCCGGGGGCATGGTCTCCAAGACGTGGGCCGCTCCCAGCGAGTACGAGGTCAAGGCTGCATTCCTCTACAACTTCGCCAAGTTCACGGCCTGGCCTCCGGCACCGGAAGCACCCCCAGCCCCTTTCGCCATCTGCGTCCTCGGGGAGGACCGGTTCGGCACGGCGCTTGACGTGCTTCAAGGCAAGCCGGTCGATGGCAGGCCGGTGGTCGTCCGGCGCATGGTCGAGCCCGAAGACCTGCAGCGGTGCCGGATCGTCTTCGTCGGCCCTCCCCATGCCGATCGGATGGATCGCCTCTCCCGGACCCTGCAGGACCAGCCCGTCCTGACCGTCGGCGACAGCCCCGGATTCGTCCGCTCGGGCGGCATGATCGGGTTCGTCATCGAGGACGGACGCATCCGGTTCGAAATCGACCCCGACCGGATCTCGCCGACCGGCCTGACCGTCAGTTCCCAGCTGCTCAACCTCGCGGTCATCGTCCGCGGCAGAGGCCCCCTGTGA